A window of Paremcibacter congregatus contains these coding sequences:
- a CDS encoding TonB-dependent receptor, whose product MNFKMHLLGCAALSVLTGGLSAQAQDTAEAGDVAIFEEIVVTARKTAESLQDTPIALSAFTESAIETRGINELGNIGKIIPNLFFGGIGAGSANVATVAIRGIGQVDHLITTDPAVGIYIDGVYLGRTIGANLDIINVERIEVARGPQGTLFGRNTLGGAVNVITKKPTGEDTVRVDVKAGTRDRADAAFYADMGISDTLSMSLSGGIVTRGGVGEALLENAPKSEIGEEFSVNGRLAMNWQPTDSANFLLTVDRSADRGGASPRIALFGGVPLAGGPVNPDNDSHSTDGLEQTTNDSFGVALTSTWEVSDSMTVKSITSYRKQDYVAGGDDDGVAAEYFSFPETGNSKQFSQELQIQGSEDWGNWVTGLFYFYEDGGIEQNETYFAGYQGFQFLDQTTNSYAAFAHVDYHVTDRLSLGGGLRYSEDKKDASSFLNTVAERQDRNEKWDALTWNVSANYKASDDISLYGSINRGYQSGGYPPRPFSGAEAFKAYDPTYAMNYEIGAKGTFFERLQVNATAFYTKYTDFVVASSFGVPGGFVSILENAAEANSKGFEVEATWAVSDNFRIQSAIGHLDTEVTSVKANVTGASVGNQLNNAPDWTVSIAPDYTHKLDNGGSIIAHVEYSYRGNVFAEVNNHPQLLNQSRSLVDFMLTYESPTNDWRLSIYGENIFNKVYDNGRLFVPLGFPGLDGTFFADQTLIFRSTDRSEFGVKFTKEF is encoded by the coding sequence ATGAATTTCAAGATGCATTTATTAGGTTGTGCCGCACTTTCCGTTCTGACCGGTGGGCTTTCCGCCCAGGCGCAGGATACAGCCGAAGCGGGTGATGTGGCAATTTTCGAAGAAATAGTTGTGACGGCCCGGAAAACAGCGGAAAGTTTACAGGACACGCCGATTGCCCTCTCTGCCTTTACGGAGAGCGCCATTGAAACTCGTGGCATAAACGAGCTGGGTAATATCGGTAAAATCATACCGAACCTCTTCTTTGGTGGTATCGGGGCCGGTAGCGCCAATGTGGCGACAGTTGCCATTCGGGGAATCGGGCAGGTGGATCATTTGATCACCACTGATCCTGCTGTGGGCATTTATATTGACGGGGTTTATCTGGGCCGGACCATTGGTGCTAATCTTGACATCATTAATGTGGAGCGCATTGAAGTTGCACGCGGTCCTCAGGGAACCTTGTTTGGCCGTAATACGCTGGGCGGCGCGGTTAATGTGATCACCAAGAAACCAACCGGTGAAGACACCGTGCGTGTCGATGTGAAGGCGGGCACCCGTGATCGCGCCGATGCGGCCTTTTATGCGGATATGGGGATCAGCGATACCCTGTCCATGTCACTGAGCGGCGGGATCGTTACCCGCGGCGGCGTGGGTGAGGCTCTATTGGAAAATGCGCCGAAATCTGAAATCGGCGAGGAATTTTCGGTCAATGGCCGCCTGGCGATGAACTGGCAGCCGACAGATAGCGCGAATTTTCTGCTGACCGTCGACCGGTCGGCGGATCGTGGCGGGGCAAGCCCACGGATCGCGTTGTTCGGTGGCGTACCGCTTGCCGGTGGGCCGGTTAATCCGGATAACGACAGCCATTCAACGGACGGGTTGGAGCAAACCACCAATGACTCCTTTGGTGTCGCGCTGACCTCAACCTGGGAAGTGTCCGATAGCATGACCGTGAAATCAATCACCTCCTATCGTAAGCAGGACTATGTGGCCGGCGGTGATGATGACGGGGTTGCCGCGGAATATTTCAGCTTTCCGGAAACCGGAAACTCAAAACAATTCTCTCAGGAATTACAAATACAGGGATCCGAAGATTGGGGCAATTGGGTCACCGGTCTGTTCTATTTCTATGAAGACGGCGGCATCGAACAAAATGAAACTTATTTTGCCGGTTACCAGGGCTTCCAGTTTTTGGATCAGACCACCAACAGTTACGCGGCCTTTGCCCATGTGGATTATCATGTGACCGATCGCCTGTCTCTGGGTGGGGGACTGCGCTATAGTGAAGACAAGAAAGACGCCAGTTCCTTCCTCAATACCGTGGCTGAACGCCAGGATCGCAACGAAAAATGGGATGCGCTCACCTGGAATGTATCCGCAAACTATAAAGCGTCAGACGATATCTCGCTTTACGGCTCGATCAACCGGGGTTACCAGAGTGGAGGCTATCCACCGCGGCCTTTCTCCGGCGCAGAGGCTTTCAAGGCCTATGATCCCACCTACGCCATGAATTATGAAATTGGCGCCAAAGGAACTTTCTTTGAGCGGTTGCAGGTTAATGCCACGGCCTTCTATACCAAATATACCGATTTTGTGGTCGCGAGCTCCTTTGGCGTGCCGGGCGGTTTTGTCTCCATTCTGGAAAATGCCGCCGAGGCCAATTCCAAAGGATTTGAAGTGGAAGCCACATGGGCGGTTTCCGATAACTTCAGAATTCAGTCAGCCATCGGCCATCTGGATACGGAAGTGACGTCGGTTAAAGCCAATGTGACGGGGGCGTCGGTCGGTAACCAACTGAATAATGCGCCGGACTGGACCGTGTCGATCGCGCCGGATTATACCCATAAGCTGGATAATGGTGGCAGTATCATTGCCCATGTGGAATATTCCTACCGGGGCAATGTCTTTGCCGAGGTGAATAACCATCCGCAACTGCTCAATCAGTCCCGATCTCTGGTGGACTTCATGCTGACTTATGAATCACCGACCAATGACTGGCGCCTGAGTATTTATGGCGAGAATATATTCAATAAGGTTTATGACAATGGCCGTTTGTTCGTGCCGCTCGGCTTCCCGGGCCTGGACGGGACATTCTTCGCGGATCAGACGTTGATTTTCCGCTCCACGGACCGTAGTGAATTTGGCGTGAAATTCACCAAGGAGTTCTAA